Proteins co-encoded in one Paracrocinitomix mangrovi genomic window:
- a CDS encoding response regulator, with amino-acid sequence MKKFRILIVDDHKLVRNGIKYTIENGRFQGRIDKIDEAINGDDAITLCKVNNYDIIFMDINMPDRDGISVTQEILKLDKFTKIVAISMYNEEYEIRSMINAGAVGYLLKNAGTEILDEAIDTIINGGHYYSNEVAIKLMNPYNESKFQKEKQLRSSVSQDHDILTKREKEVLALIASEMTNEEIAGELNVSKRTIDSHRQNIISKLQVKNTAGLIKYAFKIGLI; translated from the coding sequence ATGAAGAAGTTTAGAATTTTAATTGTAGATGATCATAAATTGGTACGAAATGGTATCAAATACACAATTGAAAATGGTCGATTCCAAGGAAGGATTGACAAGATAGATGAAGCTATCAATGGTGATGATGCCATTACTTTGTGTAAGGTAAACAACTACGATATTATCTTTATGGACATCAATATGCCTGACAGAGACGGCATAAGTGTAACACAGGAAATACTCAAACTAGATAAGTTTACTAAAATAGTGGCCATATCAATGTACAATGAAGAGTATGAAATACGCAGTATGATCAACGCAGGTGCGGTGGGTTATCTGCTAAAAAATGCCGGAACTGAAATCCTTGATGAAGCCATTGACACCATAATTAATGGAGGACATTATTACAGCAATGAAGTTGCCATTAAATTGATGAATCCATACAATGAGTCCAAGTTTCAAAAAGAAAAGCAATTACGAAGTTCAGTAAGTCAGGATCATGATATTTTAACTAAACGAGAAAAAGAAGTTTTAGCATTGATTGCTTCTGAAATGACCAATGAAGAAATTGCTGGTGAATTAAACGTCAGTAAGCGTACAATTGACTCTCATAGACAAAACATTATCAGTAAATTACAAGTTAAAAATACAGCTGGTCTTATAAAATACGCTTTCAAAATCGGCTTGATTTAA
- a CDS encoding histidine kinase yields MSSDQIDEISKLLVEYSAGNYDYKGPISDDLNELDMIISGINILGEELESANVSRDYFSSIFNAVTDLVMILDEEGRLTDINIAVELTLGISIENSSYLFDDFIQEENIFKKIKSQLEAGENGVLIETVVKGKRKNIIGQLTCSKILDRYDHFKGYLVSIKDITEQKERENLILKTIFQTQQAEHKRIADDLHDSLGQELSMTKLMISNLKKQIDNPEKSQEIMATCMEILDGSIKHLREISFNLMPSVLTRGGLNMAIADMVGKLKVHDNLEVIFSKNDEVKRFEGDLEIVIYRIAQEFVNNMIKHANATKLWIELNLIDNGKKVSLLLKDNGVGFDTAKLDVIRENRGYNNLKTKVKAFNGELIIESKIGKGTSTHVIFPVIQSNEEV; encoded by the coding sequence ATGTCTTCAGATCAAATAGATGAAATAAGTAAATTATTGGTAGAATATTCTGCAGGTAACTACGATTACAAAGGCCCCATTTCAGACGACCTCAATGAGCTGGACATGATCATCAGTGGGATCAACATATTAGGTGAAGAATTAGAATCCGCCAATGTTTCTCGAGATTATTTCAGTAGCATTTTTAATGCAGTGACTGATCTGGTGATGATATTGGATGAAGAAGGACGTTTAACTGATATTAATATTGCGGTTGAACTGACGCTAGGTATTTCCATTGAAAATTCTTCTTATCTATTTGATGACTTTATTCAAGAAGAGAACATTTTTAAAAAAATCAAAAGCCAACTAGAAGCAGGAGAAAATGGTGTTTTAATAGAAACAGTAGTTAAAGGCAAAAGAAAGAATATAATCGGTCAGCTTACCTGCTCAAAAATTTTAGACAGGTATGACCATTTCAAAGGATATCTAGTTTCAATCAAAGATATTACTGAACAAAAAGAGCGTGAAAACCTCATTTTAAAAACCATTTTCCAGACTCAGCAAGCTGAACATAAAAGAATTGCAGATGATCTTCATGATTCTCTCGGACAAGAGCTATCAATGACAAAATTGATGATCAGTAATCTCAAAAAACAAATTGACAATCCTGAGAAATCGCAGGAAATTATGGCCACTTGTATGGAAATTCTTGATGGTTCAATAAAACATTTAAGAGAAATTTCGTTTAACTTAATGCCAAGCGTTTTAACGCGCGGTGGGTTGAACATGGCCATAGCAGATATGGTTGGCAAATTAAAAGTTCATGACAATTTAGAAGTTATCTTCTCAAAAAATGATGAAGTCAAACGCTTTGAAGGTGATCTGGAAATCGTGATATACAGAATTGCTCAAGAGTTTGTTAACAACATGATAAAACATGCAAATGCCACAAAACTTTGGATTGAACTAAATTTGATAGACAATGGAAAAAAAGTAAGCCTACTATTAAAAGATAATGGTGTAGGTTTTGACACAGCAAAGCTTGATGTTATAAGAGAAAACAGAGGATATAATAATCTTAAAACAAAAGTGAAAGCATTTAATGGTGAATTAATTATTGAAAGTAAAATAGGAAAAGGAACTTCTACCCATGTGATTTTCCCTGTAATCCAATCTAATGAAGAAGTTTAG